A stretch of Abyssogena phaseoliformis symbiont OG214 DNA encodes these proteins:
- the polA gene encoding DNA polymerase I: MPHKLILMDGSAFLFRAYFSTLKQNLTNQDGFPTGAMFGVINAIKRLQKQYPEAKIITIFDAKGKNFRHDIYPQYKAHRKPTDSELVMQIEPLYEIIKAMGFHFMCVPDVEADDVIATLSCCANQNNIKTIIASGDKDLMQLVGANISQLDMKGAVYDRQGVIEKMGVAPEKILDLLALTGDSVDNIPGVPSVGPKTAIKWLQTYSDIAGVKENSIQIKGKVGEKLRDNFDLLDLSHRLVKLKFDVALPCNILDDESGQDIAKLADLYQQYGFSMWLKQLGNVPILEQVGTQAIEIAENTGNVVDVLEGYSQTLVLDLDVFDTMLNRLKTSKTFVFDLETTSLDYMNAAIVGWVFLVDKDSFYVPVGHDYLDAPRQLDFKAALNQLKPILEDVSIGKVGQNLKYDAHILANYQIDLQGISDDTMVKSYCLNSVATRHNMDDLSEYYLNHQTIHFADVAGKGKKQITFNQVNLEIAFPYACEDVIVTDLLNHVLDGEIAQYPKLVKLYQNLELPLIKVLLRMERNGVELDVNALSAQQIDIIQQMKDIQAQAFELAGGVFNLESPKQIQQILFEPEGLGLTPLKKTPKGAPSTNEEALKLLDHPLVDLILSYRTLTKLNSTYLEALPRQIDLNTHRLHTSYHQAVTATGRLSSSNPNLQNIPIRTTQGARIRGAFIAGKDNVIIAADYSQIELRIMAQLSQDEGLLDAFNHDKDVHSTTASTMFNVPIDEVKKEHRWRAKAINFGLIYGMSAFGLSKKIDVSRTEAKQYIDAYFDNYPSVLHYMDNTKESAKVQGYVETVMGRRLYLPQINAKNKMLQQHALRTAINAPMQGSSADIIKKAMLDVHAWIGQNNPNIRMIMQVHDELVFEVSTSKADEFAHKIQDLMAKAYPLDIPLKVNVGIGSSWQQAH; encoded by the coding sequence ATGCCACATAAACTAATTTTAATGGATGGCTCGGCTTTTTTGTTCCGAGCTTATTTTTCTACGCTAAAGCAAAACTTAACCAATCAAGATGGTTTTCCAACAGGCGCTATGTTTGGTGTTATTAATGCCATTAAACGCCTTCAAAAGCAGTATCCAGAGGCTAAGATAATTACCATATTTGACGCCAAAGGTAAGAACTTTAGACACGATATTTACCCGCAATACAAAGCACATAGAAAGCCAACTGATAGCGAATTGGTGATGCAAATTGAGCCTTTGTATGAGATTATTAAAGCCATGGGGTTTCATTTTATGTGTGTGCCTGATGTTGAAGCGGATGATGTGATTGCCACCTTGAGTTGCTGTGCCAATCAAAATAATATTAAGACTATTATTGCTAGTGGTGATAAAGATTTAATGCAATTAGTGGGCGCTAATATTTCTCAATTAGACATGAAAGGCGCTGTGTATGATCGCCAAGGTGTGATTGAAAAAATGGGTGTTGCACCAGAGAAAATTTTAGACCTTTTAGCCTTAACTGGGGATAGTGTAGATAATATTCCTGGTGTGCCTAGCGTTGGTCCTAAAACAGCCATTAAATGGTTGCAAACTTATAGCGATATTGCAGGTGTTAAGGAAAATTCAATACAAATTAAGGGCAAGGTGGGTGAAAAGTTACGTGATAATTTTGATTTGTTGGATTTATCTCATCGGTTAGTTAAGCTTAAATTTGATGTTGCCTTGCCTTGTAATATCTTGGATGACGAGTCAGGACAAGATATTGCCAAACTAGCTGATTTGTATCAGCAGTATGGCTTTTCGATGTGGTTAAAACAACTGGGCAATGTGCCTATACTAGAGCAAGTAGGGACTCAAGCCATTGAAATAGCTGAAAATACTGGTAATGTGGTTGATGTTCTTGAGGGCTATTCACAGACATTGGTGCTAGATTTAGATGTGTTTGACACAATGCTTAATCGGCTTAAAACCTCAAAGACGTTTGTATTTGACTTAGAAACCACGTCGCTAGATTATATGAATGCCGCCATTGTTGGTTGGGTATTTTTAGTTGATAAGGATAGTTTTTATGTGCCTGTTGGTCATGATTATTTAGATGCGCCAAGGCAGTTGGATTTTAAGGCTGCGCTTAATCAGCTAAAGCCAATTTTAGAGGATGTGTCTATTGGAAAAGTTGGGCAAAATCTAAAATATGATGCACACATCTTAGCCAATTACCAAATTGATTTGCAAGGCATTAGTGATGATACCATGGTGAAATCTTATTGCTTAAATTCAGTTGCCACAAGGCATAATATGGATGATTTGAGTGAATATTACTTGAATCATCAAACCATTCATTTTGCTGATGTGGCAGGCAAAGGCAAAAAACAAATTACTTTTAATCAAGTAAATTTAGAAATTGCCTTTCCTTATGCCTGTGAAGACGTGATAGTGACGGATTTGTTAAATCATGTATTGGATGGGGAAATTGCCCAATATCCCAAGTTAGTTAAGTTGTATCAAAACCTAGAATTGCCATTGATTAAAGTCTTGTTGCGTATGGAGCGTAATGGTGTTGAATTAGACGTGAACGCACTAAGCGCCCAACAGATAGACATTATTCAACAAATGAAGGATATTCAGGCTCAAGCGTTTGAGCTGGCAGGTGGTGTGTTTAATCTTGAGTCGCCTAAGCAAATTCAACAAATTTTATTTGAACCCGAAGGTTTAGGACTAACCCCTTTGAAAAAAACCCCCAAAGGCGCACCTTCTACGAATGAAGAGGCGTTAAAGCTTTTAGACCATCCATTGGTTGATTTAATATTAAGCTACCGTACATTAACCAAGCTTAATTCCACGTATCTTGAAGCATTGCCCAGGCAAATTGATTTAAATACGCATAGGCTTCATACTTCTTATCATCAGGCAGTAACTGCTACAGGTCGGTTATCATCGAGTAATCCAAATTTACAGAATATTCCTATTCGCACCACACAAGGTGCGCGTATTCGTGGTGCGTTTATTGCTGGTAAAGATAACGTTATTATTGCTGCTGATTACTCGCAAATTGAACTGCGAATTATGGCGCAATTATCTCAAGATGAAGGCCTATTAGACGCTTTTAATCATGATAAAGACGTGCATAGTACAACGGCATCAACCATGTTTAATGTACCAATTGATGAGGTGAAAAAAGAACATCGTTGGCGTGCTAAGGCCATTAATTTTGGCTTAATTTATGGCATGAGTGCCTTTGGTTTGTCAAAAAAAATTGATGTTTCCAGGACTGAAGCAAAACAATATATTGATGCTTACTTTGATAATTATCCTAGTGTGTTACATTACATGGACAATACCAAAGAAAGCGCAAAAGTACAAGGCTATGTTGAAACTGTTATGGGCAGACGCTTGTATTTACCACAAATTAATGCCAAGAATAAAATGCTACAACAACACGCGCTTAGAACTGCCATTAATGCACCCATGCAAGGCTCTTCAGCAGATATTATTAAAAAAGCAATGCTTGATGTTCATGCGTGGATTGGGCAAAACAATCCAAATATTAGAATGATTATGCAAGTACACGATGAGTTGGTGTTTGAAGTAAGCACATCAAAAGCTGATGAATTTGCTCATAAAATACAAGACTTAATGGCCAAAGCCTATCCATTAGATATTCCTCTTAAAGTAAATGTGGGGATTGGCAGTTCTTGGCAACAAGCACATTAA
- a CDS encoding ATP-binding cassette domain-containing protein: MSEVLISVNHISLSLHGKKVLDDVSFELKTGEFITLIGPNGAGKSSLIKILLGLITPDNGKIKKSKHIRLGYTPQKFIPNEFIPISVIDFLKLNQKINAQFLTDTATLTGIETLLHLSLKNLSGGEIQRVLLTRALLAKPNALILDEPAQNLDVNGQMHLYKLIQDIHKQQNCAVLMVSHDLHRVMKESTQVLCLYHHICCMGQPEAILKDAQFNDLFADQIDELMATYKHGHDHKH; encoded by the coding sequence ATGTCAGAAGTCCTTATTAGTGTAAATCATATTAGTCTTAGCCTTCATGGCAAGAAGGTGCTTGATGACGTTAGTTTTGAATTAAAAACAGGCGAATTCATTACCTTAATTGGTCCAAATGGTGCTGGAAAGAGTTCATTAATTAAAATCCTGCTTGGACTTATTACCCCTGACAATGGCAAGATTAAAAAATCTAAGCATATTAGGCTAGGCTATACACCACAAAAATTCATCCCCAATGAGTTTATCCCCATTTCAGTCATTGATTTTCTAAAACTCAACCAAAAAATTAATGCCCAGTTTTTAACAGATACTGCCACACTCACAGGCATTGAAACATTGCTACATTTATCATTAAAAAATTTATCTGGTGGCGAAATACAGCGTGTATTACTGACTCGCGCCTTACTTGCAAAGCCCAATGCCTTAATCCTTGATGAGCCCGCCCAAAACCTTGATGTAAATGGCCAAATGCACCTATATAAACTCATTCAAGATATTCACAAACAACAAAATTGTGCCGTGCTCATGGTATCACACGACCTGCATAGAGTCATGAAAGAATCAACCCAAGTCTTATGTCTATACCACCATATTTGCTGCATGGGACAACCAGAAGCCATTTTAAAAGACGCTCAATTTAATGATTTATTTGCCGACCAAATAGATGAACTTATGGCCACTTACAAGCATGGTCATGACCACAAGCATTAA
- a CDS encoding RHS repeat domain-containing protein, which produces MPIILALTNRGFTGHEHIDEMGLIHMNSWVYDPQIGRFLSADSHIQVPYNTQSYNRYTYALNNPLKYTDPSGYLGECHL; this is translated from the coding sequence CTGCCCATCATCCTAGCACTCACTAACCGAGGCTTTACTGGGCATGAGCACATTGATGAGATGGGGCTGATTCACATGAACAGTTGGGTATATGACCCGCAGATTGGGCGTTTTCTTTCAGCAGATTCACATATACAAGTGCCTTACAACACACAGAGTTACAACAGATATACGTACGCACTCAATAATCCACTTAAATACACAGACCCAAGTGGCTATTTGGGGGAGTGCCATCTTTAA
- a CDS encoding toxin TcdB middle/N-terminal domain-containing protein — MKTEKMILKLNSKIETTKRLRNIQTFANNSLVRDYQANYQYSSKPETSQITEIIQKTGGGEETLSPIVFTWDEIDLPVHGKSGQCYRQSYKYRGWGRSKPSELVGYNEGDIEGFYPNGIARYSYLLEFVDVNGDGLSDMIVKGKAFLSNGSSFYANKHLGSCGRVIYKNYEIRTYKNDTYGYADVNGDGKADFIKSSDGMVTVSLSTFDKTKTITSIDNGFNISTTINYKPLTGEGIYQQEAKAYHPNKNIYAPMLLVSSTATNNAIGGQNTATYQNTVAQRSISKVVAT, encoded by the coding sequence ATGAAGACAGAGAAGATGATATTAAAACTAAATTCAAAAATAGAAACTACTAAGCGACTAAGAAATATTCAAACTTTTGCAAACAACAGTTTGGTTAGGGATTATCAGGCTAACTATCAATACAGTAGCAAGCCAGAAACCAGTCAGATTACTGAAATTATACAAAAGACGGGCGGTGGTGAGGAGACTCTTAGTCCAATTGTTTTTACTTGGGATGAAATAGACCTGCCTGTTCATGGTAAGTCTGGTCAATGCTACAGACAAAGTTATAAATATAGAGGCTGGGGACGTAGCAAGCCATCAGAATTAGTTGGATATAATGAGGGTGATATTGAGGGTTTCTATCCAAATGGAATAGCGAGATATAGCTACTTACTTGAGTTTGTCGATGTCAATGGCGATGGGCTGAGTGATATGATTGTTAAAGGAAAGGCGTTTTTATCTAATGGTTCTAGTTTTTATGCTAATAAGCATCTCGGCTCTTGTGGTAGAGTTATTTATAAGAATTATGAGATTAGAACCTATAAAAATGACACCTATGGTTATGCCGATGTCAATGGTGACGGCAAGGCAGACTTTATTAAATCAAGTGATGGTATGGTTACAGTATCCTTGTCAACCTTTGATAAGACAAAAACAATTACTAGCATTGATAACGGCTTTAACATTAGCACTACAATTAATTACAAGCCTTTAACGGGTGAGGGTATCTACCAACAAGAGGCAAAAGCATACCACCCAAACAAAAACATTTATGCGCCCATGTTATTGGTCTCCAGCACAGCAACCAACAACGCCATTGGTGGACAAAACACCGCCACCTACCAAAATACGGTGGCGCAAAGGTCAATCTCCAAGGTCGTAGCAACCTAG
- a CDS encoding FixH family protein: MSIHKSPIMMAMLVLFITLVGATVYRIITALETHPGLVVEDAYSSGKRYAETLNHKNQLARLGWTLNLTTPKVVAHNIKQIYTANSAQNGKILASALVTAYFYRPLEKAHDFSIDMAFHQEINQYQAQVTLPLKGRWDVVVEVVKGEFVQRTSRKLFAQ, encoded by the coding sequence ATGAGTATTCACAAAAGCCCAATCATGATGGCCATGTTAGTGCTGTTTATCACTTTAGTGGGCGCGACTGTCTATCGAATTATTACCGCACTTGAAACCCATCCAGGGTTAGTGGTTGAAGATGCATATTCGAGTGGCAAACGCTACGCAGAAACACTAAACCACAAGAACCAATTAGCGCGACTTGGCTGGACATTAAACCTTACTACTCCTAAAGTTGTAGCGCATAATATTAAACAAATCTATACGGCTAATAGTGCACAGAATGGCAAGATTTTAGCAAGCGCTTTGGTTACAGCATATTTTTATCGTCCTTTAGAAAAAGCACACGATTTTTCTATCGATATGGCATTTCACCAAGAAATAAATCAATATCAAGCACAAGTAACACTACCCTTAAAAGGGCGCTGGGATGTGGTGGTTGAAGTGGTTAAAGGGGAGTTTGTACAAAGAACTTCTAGAAAGCTATTTGCCCAATAG
- the ccoG gene encoding cytochrome c oxidase accessory protein CcoG — translation MADKKIQVESLYEEGEQWVQNLGDETIHAKRMNGKFRNLKWLAIIAWSPFFIGPYLTWNDKQAILFDMDKRQYHLFDITIFPQDIWMLTMVLLFLAILLAAMTTVLGRVFCGYFCFQTIWTDIFTKIEQWIEGTPAQRRKLDKAPMSFNKLKLKLTKHSIWAAIALFSGITWMLYFGVTWADYFKGDVTSTTIAITAAIAFGAYVFAGFMREQTCLWICPYARIQGAMVDDQSILPTYDHYRGEQRGRLKKGEFVEGFGDCIDCHQCVAVCPTGVDIRKGQEYGCITCGLCIDACDSVMEKVGKPKGLIRYTSLAEMKFNKPVKALYKRPRVIIYASILLAALSVLTYGILNLAQMDLKVLHDRQPLFVQLSDGLIRNKYELKVMNKTDKVMPISISFNSKIENLKSKKALKVVMIPSGNVKSIYVYLTAFESDVGADNDVIFVVKSEQATLEYKTSFFTPKSM, via the coding sequence ATGGCAGACAAAAAAATCCAAGTAGAAAGCCTATATGAAGAGGGTGAGCAATGGGTACAAAACCTAGGAGATGAAACTATTCATGCAAAACGCATGAATGGAAAATTCCGTAATTTAAAATGGTTGGCCATTATTGCTTGGTCGCCATTTTTTATTGGTCCATATCTTACTTGGAATGATAAGCAAGCCATTTTATTTGATATGGATAAAAGGCAGTATCACTTATTTGATATTACTATTTTCCCACAAGACATTTGGATGCTCACCATGGTGTTGCTATTTTTAGCGATTTTATTAGCAGCAATGACTACTGTTCTGGGTCGAGTATTTTGCGGTTATTTTTGTTTTCAAACGATTTGGACGGATATTTTTACCAAAATAGAGCAATGGATTGAAGGCACGCCAGCCCAACGCCGAAAGCTAGACAAGGCACCAATGAGTTTTAATAAACTCAAACTCAAACTGACTAAGCACTCTATTTGGGCAGCAATCGCACTTTTCTCCGGCATTACTTGGATGCTGTATTTTGGGGTCACTTGGGCTGATTATTTTAAGGGCGATGTTACCTCTACAACGATAGCCATCACCGCCGCTATTGCGTTTGGTGCTTATGTATTTGCTGGGTTTATGAGAGAGCAAACTTGCTTGTGGATTTGCCCATATGCACGTATTCAAGGGGCAATGGTTGATGATCAAAGCATTTTGCCAACTTATGACCATTATCGTGGCGAGCAACGCGGTAGACTTAAAAAAGGTGAGTTTGTTGAAGGATTTGGTGATTGTATTGATTGTCATCAATGCGTTGCTGTTTGCCCAACAGGTGTTGATATTCGCAAAGGTCAAGAATATGGCTGTATTACTTGCGGGCTGTGTATTGATGCTTGTGATTCGGTAATGGAGAAGGTTGGCAAGCCTAAAGGCTTAATTCGTTATACCTCCTTAGCTGAGATGAAATTTAACAAGCCAGTTAAAGCACTTTATAAGCGCCCAAGAGTTATTATTTATGCGTCAATATTATTAGCGGCATTATCAGTATTGACTTATGGCATTTTAAATCTTGCGCAAATGGACTTAAAAGTACTGCACGACAGACAGCCACTATTTGTACAGCTTTCTGATGGTTTAATTCGTAATAAATACGAGCTCAAAGTCATGAATAAGACAGACAAAGTTATGCCAATTAGCATTAGTTTTAACAGTAAAATTGAAAATTTAAAATCTAAAAAAGCACTCAAAGTAGTAATGATTCCAAGCGGTAATGTTAAATCTATTTATGTTTATTTAACCGCCTTTGAAAGTGACGTAGGTGCCGATAACGATGTTATATTTGTGGTTAAAAGCGAACAAGCCACTTTAGAATATAAGACTTCATTTTTCACACCCAAGAGTATGTAA
- the dapD gene encoding 2,3,4,5-tetrahydropyridine-2,6-dicarboxylate N-succinyltransferase, with amino-acid sequence MKDIIEQAFEDRANINPQSASMEIKQAVTEAIHLLDSGQARVAQQKGVGDWVVNEWLKKAVLLSFRLEDNVVMQGGFTQYFDKVPSKFADMSADEFNAAGVRVVPPASARRGSFIAKDTVLMPSYVNIGAYVDSGTMVDTWATVGSCAQIGKNVHLSGGIGIGGVLEPLQASPTIIEDNCFIGARSEVVEGVIVEQGAVISMGVYIGQSTKIFNRETGEITYGRIPAGSVVVSGNLPSKDGTYSLYCAVIVKQVDAKTRSKVSINELLRGI; translated from the coding sequence ATGAAAGATATTATTGAACAAGCCTTTGAAGATAGAGCCAATATTAACCCACAATCAGCCAGCATGGAAATCAAACAAGCGGTTACTGAAGCCATCCATTTACTTGATTCAGGCCAGGCGCGTGTTGCACAGCAAAAAGGTGTGGGCGATTGGGTTGTTAACGAATGGCTGAAAAAAGCAGTCCTGTTATCTTTTAGATTAGAAGACAATGTCGTTATGCAAGGTGGTTTTACTCAATACTTTGACAAAGTACCTTCTAAATTTGCTGATATGTCAGCAGATGAATTTAATGCAGCAGGTGTTCGTGTGGTGCCACCAGCAAGTGCACGCCGCGGCTCTTTCATTGCTAAAGATACAGTGTTGATGCCCAGTTATGTCAATATTGGTGCTTATGTGGACTCAGGCACGATGGTAGACACTTGGGCAACGGTTGGCTCATGCGCACAAATCGGTAAAAACGTTCATCTATCAGGTGGTATTGGCATTGGTGGTGTACTAGAGCCATTACAGGCCAGTCCAACGATTATTGAAGACAACTGTTTTATTGGTGCTAGGTCAGAAGTCGTGGAAGGCGTTATTGTTGAACAAGGCGCAGTTATCTCAATGGGGGTTTATATTGGGCAATCCACCAAAATTTTCAATCGTGAAACGGGTGAAATTACGTATGGGCGTATTCCTGCTGGTTCAGTAGTTGTATCTGGTAATTTACCAAGCAAGGATGGCACTTATTCGCTTTATTGTGCGGTAATTGTCAAACAAGTTGATGCCAAGACACGCTCTAAAGTTAGCATCAACGAGCTTTTACGAGGCATTTAA
- a CDS encoding ElyC/SanA/YdcF family protein, which translates to MSSQIGNASLKRTIEDVRIFKATNNHNLKMVFTGYAGSSNLITNAKIVRALVNQSIIVNGQLKDTREEAVFAKSIIHDKSFALVASVSHIPRAMTLFKNMGINPIAAPTDFHGKNQA; encoded by the coding sequence TTGTCTAGCCAAATTGGCAATGCCAGCTTAAAAAGAACCATAGAGGATGTTCGCATCTTTAAGGCCACCAATAATCACAATTTAAAGATGGTTTTTACTGGTTATGCAGGGTCAAGCAACCTCATAACCAATGCAAAAATTGTGCGGGCATTAGTCAATCAAAGTATCATCGTTAACGGACAGCTAAAAGACACTCGAGAAGAGGCGGTGTTTGCTAAATCAATCATTCATGACAAGTCTTTTGCGCTTGTCGCTTCAGTATCGCATATACCTAGAGCCATGACACTATTCAAAAATATGGGCATAAACCCAATTGCTGCGCCTACAGATTTTCATGGAAAAAATCAGGCATAG
- the ubiA gene encoding 4-hydroxybenzoate octaprenyltransferase, with product MNPQPKTTSFGAYLRLMRLDKPIGIYLLLWPTLWALFLAEEGVPDLKLLLIFVLGVVLMRSAGCVINDYADRHIDKLIERTKHRPITSGEINHESALKLFVLLIVLAFVLVLLTNYLTIQLAMIAALLAILYPFTKRWTHLPQFVLGLAFAMSVPMAFSATLNTIPIIAWYVFAATIIWTVIYDTMYAMADREEDLKIGVKSTAILFAKFDRLIIGILQIGLLLILIKISDVFNLTILYDISLVLVALLMIYHQYLIRNRKKSACFQVFLHNHYIGMVIFVGITLSVAV from the coding sequence ATGAACCCGCAGCCCAAGACTACTTCCTTCGGGGCGTATTTGCGCCTGATGCGTTTAGACAAGCCAATTGGTATTTATTTATTATTATGGCCAACATTATGGGCATTGTTTTTGGCGGAAGAAGGAGTGCCTGATCTAAAATTGCTGTTGATTTTTGTTTTGGGTGTTGTTTTAATGCGATCAGCAGGTTGTGTGATTAATGACTATGCAGACAGACACATTGATAAACTTATAGAACGCACTAAACACAGACCCATTACCTCAGGTGAGATTAATCATGAATCTGCGCTTAAATTGTTCGTACTACTAATCGTGCTAGCATTTGTATTAGTGTTATTAACCAACTACTTAACCATTCAACTTGCGATGATTGCAGCACTATTAGCAATCTTGTATCCATTTACTAAGCGTTGGACTCATTTGCCACAGTTTGTGCTAGGCCTGGCATTTGCTATGAGTGTGCCAATGGCTTTTTCAGCAACCCTTAATACCATACCAATTATTGCTTGGTATGTATTTGCAGCAACGATAATTTGGACAGTGATTTATGACACGATGTACGCCATGGCTGACCGGGAAGAAGATTTAAAAATTGGGGTCAAATCAACCGCCATTTTGTTTGCTAAATTTGACCGATTAATCATCGGAATTTTGCAAATTGGATTGTTGTTAATTTTAATAAAAATATCAGACGTTTTCAATCTGACTATCCTTTATGATATTTCATTAGTCTTAGTTGCGTTGTTAATGATTTATCATCAATATCTTATTAGAAATCGTAAGAAGAGTGCTTGTTTTCAGGTATTTTTACATAATCATTATATAGGCATGGTCATTTTTGTAGGTATTACATTATCTGTTGCTGTATAA
- a CDS encoding RluA family pseudouridine synthase yields the protein MSVSFQTVDEFSQGQRLDNYLLKTLKGVPKSHIYRVIRKGEVRVNKGRKKADYKLILDDVVRIPPVKVSVTKSVYTSDSLEKLLINAKLYEDKGLLIINKPSGLAVHSGSGVDVGVIEALRQMYKEPIELVHRLDRATSGVLLIAKKRNVLKNLHEQLSQHTVEKRYTALVKGIWSKKRHTIDAPLYQNSRYVVVDAKGKYAISHFQPLKIFSAGDFSASLVEISIETGRTHQIRVHAKYAGHALACDDKYGDREFDRQVKFKGLKRLFLHAHQLIFTNPLTNDTQKVNAPLPVELEEFLAKL from the coding sequence ATGAGTGTGAGTTTTCAAACCGTTGATGAATTTTCACAAGGCCAACGCCTGGATAATTATTTACTTAAAACACTTAAAGGCGTTCCCAAATCACACATCTATCGGGTCATTCGCAAAGGCGAGGTGCGCGTTAATAAAGGCAGAAAAAAAGCAGACTATAAACTCATTTTGGATGATGTTGTGCGTATTCCACCGGTTAAAGTGTCTGTCACTAAGTCTGTATATACCTCAGATAGTCTAGAAAAATTATTAATCAATGCCAAGTTGTATGAGGATAAGGGCTTACTTATTATCAACAAGCCAAGTGGCTTGGCAGTGCATAGTGGTTCTGGGGTTGATGTTGGCGTTATTGAAGCGCTTAGACAAATGTATAAAGAGCCCATTGAATTGGTGCACAGATTAGATCGCGCCACTTCTGGGGTGCTTTTAATTGCCAAGAAGCGTAACGTGCTAAAAAACTTGCACGAGCAGCTAAGTCAGCACACCGTTGAAAAACGCTATACAGCTCTGGTTAAAGGAATTTGGTCAAAAAAGCGTCATACTATTGATGCGCCACTTTATCAAAACTCAAGATACGTTGTGGTAGATGCTAAGGGTAAATATGCAATTAGTCATTTTCAGCCACTTAAAATTTTTTCCGCTGGGGATTTTTCCGCTTCATTGGTTGAAATTAGTATTGAAACTGGACGCACTCACCAAATTCGCGTGCACGCAAAGTATGCTGGACATGCACTGGCTTGTGATGATAAATATGGGGACAGAGAATTTGACAGACAAGTTAAATTCAAAGGCTTGAAAAGATTATTTCTGCATGCGCATCAACTTATTTTTACCAATCCATTAACCAATGATACTCAGAAAGTGAATGCACCTTTACCAGTCGAACTGGAAGAATTTTTAGCCAAATTATGA
- a CDS encoding TatD family hydrolase gives MQIVDSHCHLDRVDLSAFGGSVERMLAHAKGLSVTQFLCVCIDLEHFDEVLSLVKNYSQIYGSVGVHPCELEGKDPSVEELLALAEHDKIIAIGETGLDYFHVEKDTADWQRNRFRRHIKASNQSGKPMIIHTRNAKKDTIAIMQAEKAEQGVMHCFSEDWETAKAALDLGFFISFSGIITFKSAQDLREVAKKVPRDRLLVETDSPYLTPIPYRGKPNSPAYSYYVAEKLAEIRDVSINDIANTTTNNFEQLFLA, from the coding sequence GTGCAAATAGTTGACTCGCATTGTCATCTCGATAGAGTAGATTTATCCGCTTTTGGTGGTAGTGTTGAGCGCATGCTTGCTCATGCTAAAGGATTATCGGTAACGCAATTTTTATGTGTGTGTATTGATTTAGAGCATTTCGATGAAGTGCTTTCTTTGGTGAAAAACTATTCGCAAATTTACGGCTCAGTTGGTGTACATCCTTGTGAACTGGAGGGTAAAGATCCAAGTGTGGAGGAATTGTTAGCATTGGCAGAACATGACAAAATTATTGCTATTGGTGAAACCGGTTTGGATTATTTTCATGTTGAAAAAGACACTGCTGACTGGCAAAGAAATCGTTTTAGGCGGCATATTAAAGCCTCAAACCAATCAGGCAAGCCGATGATTATTCATACACGTAATGCCAAAAAAGACACCATTGCCATTATGCAAGCCGAAAAAGCTGAACAAGGCGTTATGCATTGTTTTTCTGAAGATTGGGAAACTGCCAAGGCGGCATTGGATTTAGGTTTTTTTATTTCTTTTTCTGGCATTATTACCTTTAAAAGCGCTCAAGATTTACGTGAAGTAGCAAAAAAAGTACCCAGAGATAGATTACTAGTTGAGACCGATTCGCCCTATTTAACACCTATACCTTATAGAGGCAAGCCTAATTCACCAGCTTATAGCTATTATGTTGCTGAAAAGTTAGCTGAAATTCGTGACGTGAGTATTAATGATATTGCCAATACAACCACAAATAATTTTGAACAACTTTTCTTAGCATGA